One Solanum pennellii chromosome 10, SPENNV200 genomic region harbors:
- the LOC107002070 gene encoding uncharacterized protein LOC107002070, whose product MELTHEELIVEGEERDREFTSQAHNPDNSYNYSGGVRRKAYMFDGEGNYFDKEWDLSEGRDKEFCWYHVELPKWNQKLSQSARYLIDVLCPPLNLQDILSLVSNGPFCAHVNGALVFRVNSPGPASSNFTFRIAARVTENLVITVSLGRVPRLGFSPVKESLLSEIPIVDSPSNGEQRGRGRTVIREHVLDFLLTKNHFEEADNPVPKSVSNLVIHVLDRHVDHVQDIVTKLEIELDSVELELDKGCFALKQQMLEDRSFPKVHLDSQRLLQVIAYGEQVIPRVKEKCCSKDWFASDDINTLEELIGQLKSLKESVGFIANRVTGIQAGLESWQADQITGKLYNLSFLSIMFLPLSVVTGVFGMNVGGVPWTNQNEPELKDGFHNVMFLCVALILLVLFCFLFPEFYTSVSTWKRRRDMKRSWSLNHKSSFRSSSRERNDKEGYQRLY is encoded by the exons ATGGAGCTTACTCACGAAGAACTAATCGTAGAGGGAGAGGAAAGAGATAGAGAATTCACCTCACAAGCACATAATCCGGACAACTCATACAATTATTCTGGTGGTGTAAGGCGAAAGGCGTATATGTTTGATGGAGAAGGGAATTATTTCGACAAGGAATGGGATTTATCAGAGGGAAGAGATAAAGAATTTTGTTGGTATCATGTTGAACTTCCAAAGTGGAACCAGAAACTCTCACAATCTGCACGGTATCTTATCGATGTACTCTGTCCACCTCTGAATCTCCAAGACATTCTATCACTAGTTAGCAATGGACCCTTTTGCGCGCATGTTAATGGTGCTCTAGTTTTTCGAGTTAATTCACCTGGCCCTGCATCCAGCAACTTTACATTTAGAATTGCTGCAAGAGTTACCGAGAATTTGGTGATCACTGTGTCATTAGGTCGCGTTCCAAGATTGGGGTTTTCCCCAGTAAAGGAGTCTCTTTTGTCAGAGATTCCTATTGTGGATAGTCCAAGTAATGGTGAACAAAGGGGAAGGGGTAGAACTGTGATCAGGGAACATGTTCTCGATTTTCTGCTGACGAAGAATCATTTTGAAGAGGCTGACAATCCTGTGCCTAAATCTGTGTCGAATCTTGTTATTCACGTTTTAGATAGGCATGTGGATCATGTTCAAGATATTGTGACAAAGCTAGAGATTGAGTTGGATTCTGTAGAATTGGAATTAGACAAAG GTTGTTTTGCCTTAAAGCAACAAATGTTGGAGGATAGAAGCTTTCCAAAGGTGCATCTTGACTCACAGCGCCTCCTCCAG GTGATTGCATATGGGGAGCAAGTAATTCCAAGAGTAAAGGAGAAGTGTTGTTCAAAAGATTGGTTTGCCAGTGATGACATAAACACCCTTGAAGAGCTAATTGGTCAACTCAAGAGTCTAAAGGAAAGTGTTGGGTTTATAGCGAATCGTGTTACAGGAATTCAGGCTGGTCTTGAAAGCTGGCAGGCTGACCAAATCACTGGAAAACTATACAATCTTTCTTTCCTCTCCATCATGTTTCTCCCCTTGTCTGTTGTAACTGGAG TTTTTGGGATGAACGTGGGAGGAGTTCCGTGGACCAATCAAAACGAGCCTGAGCTGAAGGACGGATTCCACAATGTCATGTTTCTTTGTGTAGCTCTCATATTGTTGGTTCTGTTTTGCTTCCTTTTCCCTGAATTTTATACTTCTGTATCGACTTGGAAAAGAAGACGAGACATGAAAAGAAGTTGGTCTCTCAACCACAAATCTTCTTTTAGAAGCAGTAGTAGGGAAAGAAATGATAAAGAAGGTTACCAACGGCTGTATTGA